The region TAAATGATGAGAATCTCGATACAGTAGTACCAGAAACCACTTGGCAAGACCAATGTTCTCCTATACCCCTAAACAAAGCGCAAGAAGTGCTTTCTGGGCATGGAGACGATTCTCGGCCTGATCCAGAACCACCGATTGAACACCATCGATCACTGCATCGGTAATCTCCTGACCTCGATGCGCCGGCATGCAATGCATCACGATGGCCTCTGGCGAAGCACTCCCCAAAAGCTCCTCATTCAGCTGATAGGGGGTAAAGAAGGAAATCCGCTCCTCGGCTTCGTGTTCTTTTCCCATACTGGTCCACACATCGGTGTACAGGACCTCCGCCCCCCGTACCGCCTCTTTGGGATTCTCCTCGTAGACAATCTCTGCACCACTTTCCCGACCTTTTTCTTGCGCCCAGTTCCAGATGGTTTCCTTGGGTCGGTACCGTGAGGGGGTACTCACTGTCAGGTGAAGACCCAAAACCGCCGCCGCCACAATCCAGGAATGGCAGACGTTATTCCCATCGCCCACAAAACACACCTTCATCCCCAGATTCCCCTTCTTCTCCTGAACTGTCAGAAGGTCTCCCAAAACCTGGCAGGGATGGTGAAGATCCGAAAGACCGTTAATCACCGGAACCGTCGAGTAATGAGCCAGTTCCAGAATGCTTTCGTGAGCGAAGGTCCGTACCACGATTCCGTCGACCATGCGGCTTAAAACCTGGGCCACATCTTTGATGGCCTCCCTCTTCCCCAGACCCACTTCCTGTGGGCCCAAGTAGAAACTCTCTCCCCCCAACTGCCGTGCCGCCACTTCAAAAGAAACCCTGGTCCGCAACGACGGTTTCTCGAAGAGGAGCGCCAGAATCTTCCCTCGCAAAACCGGAGGGTTTTCTCCCAAGATCCATCTTCTTTTGAGATCTTCTGCAGATTCCAGGATAAAAAGAATCTCTTCTTTCGAAAAATCAGCCAGATCCAGAAAATGTTTTCCCCTGAAACGGTTCTTCATTTTCCACACCTTCCCCCTGTGTTTCGGTATACTTTTTCCACATATGGGGAGAGAAAGGCCCGTAGCACCGCTCCGTACCCGGCACGAAAACCCAACACATCCCCCACTTGGTAGTCTTTCTTGCTTTCTTCGACGTCCACCACCAGGTAGTTACTGGTTGCCCCTATTATTTTAACACCCTCGCCGAGGAAATATAACTGGTTTTCATCGACATCCTGCTTTCCCAGGGCCAAAAGGGCTCTTTTTCGTTGACCGAGAGTCGGTGTGGAAACTGCTTTCCCAAATGCATCGAAGCCCCGTACCGATTCCCGCGCCACCTCTTTGGAGGACACTTCCACGATTTCCGCCCAGATGGTGAAGGCTCCCTGTTCCAACCAGTCAATGGTCCTTTTACGGCTGATGTCACTGCCAAAGAGAAAGGCCTCCCCAAAACGGATTTCATCCACACCCTCCCAAACTTCTCCACGTTCCCAGAGCTCAATAAAGGTGGTCCCCCCAACCGAGAGCCCAATTTTCCGACCACCAAGCTGTTCTTGTAACTCCTTTTTGAGGGTTAAAAGCTTTTGCATCCTGGTCTGATCCGGTAAAACCCCGTTGAGGCAGGCCAGGGTGGAACCAATCCCCTGGACCTCAATCCACGGGAGTTGGTGCATCTTCTCCCGCAAAAGGAACAATTCCTGCGGTAAAAACCCTTCCCGGGCATCGCCACTCTCCACTGCCAGAATTACCTGCTGACTTTTTTGCCCCTTTTCTGCCACCGCATTCATTTCCCGCAGCACCCCGAAGTGAGACACAAAAGGGATGATTCCATACTCCCAGATGGTTTCGAGTTCTCCCCGCATGGGGAGGCGAATGAGTTCCAGGCGTACAGCCTTCCCAAATAACGTCCGGATGCGCAGCAGGTTCATCAAATTCGAATCCGCAAAATCTCGCACCCCCGCCTCAACGAGCATCTCAACGAGTGGAAAATCCGCCAAAAACCCTTTGGTGACAAAGACTGACCTCACACCCCACTTCTGGCAATGCCAAAGAAGGGTTACCACATTCTTCTGGATTACGTTCAGGTCAATCTCTAAACGGGGATACCGCACCATAACTCACCCCTTAGAGGACAAATTGGAGGGCAGCAAAAGGGGAGAAATAAAAAACCCCCTCCAGAGAGGGGGCAATATGGTTATCGCTTGGAGAACTGGAATCTGGCCCGTGCCGACCGCTGCCCGTATTTCTTGCGCTCCTTCATCCGGGGATCGCGGGTTAAGAGCCCTGCTTTCTTCAGGACCGGACGAAGGTTCTCATCGACGAGGAGCAAAGCCCGAGCAATTCCATGAGCCACTGCTCCCGCCTGACCGCTCAATCCTCCACCTTTTACCAAGACTTCCACATCCATTCTGGAATCCCTTCCAGTAAGGGTCAGGGGCTTCTGAATCAGAATTTGCCAGGACGGACAGGGGAAATATTCCTGCAAGGGTCTTCCATTCACCCGGACTTTTCCATTCCCCAAAGTCAACCAGACCTTGGCCACGGCATGCTTCCTTCTACCAGTCGCATAGTATTTGATTGCCAAACTCACTTCATTCACTCCTTATCTCTAAGGGAATCGGATTCTGTGCCGCGTGGGGATGAGAAGGACCGCTGTAAATTTTCAATTTCTGAATGAGCTTCCTTCCCAAGCGGTTATGGGGAAGCATCCCCCAGACCGCCCTCCGCAAAACCTCCTCTGGCTTCCTTGCCAGGAGCTTTCCCAACGATTCCTCCCGAAATCCCGCAGGATACCCGGTATGCCAGCGATAGAGTTTCTGCTCCCTTTTCTTACCGGTTACCTGAATCTCTTTGGCATTCACCACGATTACAAAGTCTCCCGTGTCCCAGGAAGGCGTATAAATGGTCTTGTGTTTCCCCATCAAAATCTTCGCGATCTGAGTCGCCAACCTTCCCAGAACCTTCCCCTTGGCATCCACCACATACCACTTTTTTTCTATTTCCGGAACCGATGGCAGATACGTTTTGGTTTGCATGACCTTTTCTCCTTTGACT is a window of Atribacterota bacterium DNA encoding:
- the argF gene encoding ornithine carbamoyltransferase, which translates into the protein MKNRFRGKHFLDLADFSKEEILFILESAEDLKRRWILGENPPVLRGKILALLFEKPSLRTRVSFEVAARQLGGESFYLGPQEVGLGKREAIKDVAQVLSRMVDGIVVRTFAHESILELAHYSTVPVINGLSDLHHPCQVLGDLLTVQEKKGNLGMKVCFVGDGNNVCHSWIVAAAVLGLHLTVSTPSRYRPKETIWNWAQEKGRESGAEIVYEENPKEAVRGAEVLYTDVWTSMGKEHEAEERISFFTPYQLNEELLGSASPEAIVMHCMPAHRGQEITDAVIDGVQSVVLDQAENRLHAQKALLALCLGV
- a CDS encoding alanine racemase yields the protein MVRYPRLEIDLNVIQKNVVTLLWHCQKWGVRSVFVTKGFLADFPLVEMLVEAGVRDFADSNLMNLLRIRTLFGKAVRLELIRLPMRGELETIWEYGIIPFVSHFGVLREMNAVAEKGQKSQQVILAVESGDAREGFLPQELFLLREKMHQLPWIEVQGIGSTLACLNGVLPDQTRMQKLLTLKKELQEQLGGRKIGLSVGGTTFIELWERGEVWEGVDEIRFGEAFLFGSDISRKRTIDWLEQGAFTIWAEIVEVSSKEVARESVRGFDAFGKAVSTPTLGQRKRALLALGKQDVDENQLYFLGEGVKIIGATSNYLVVDVEESKKDYQVGDVLGFRAGYGAVLRAFLSPYVEKVYRNTGGRCGK
- the rpsI gene encoding 30S ribosomal protein S9, giving the protein MAIKYYATGRRKHAVAKVWLTLGNGKVRVNGRPLQEYFPCPSWQILIQKPLTLTGRDSRMDVEVLVKGGGLSGQAGAVAHGIARALLLVDENLRPVLKKAGLLTRDPRMKERKKYGQRSARARFQFSKR
- the rplM gene encoding 50S ribosomal protein L13, which gives rise to MQTKTYLPSVPEIEKKWYVVDAKGKVLGRLATQIAKILMGKHKTIYTPSWDTGDFVIVVNAKEIQVTGKKREQKLYRWHTGYPAGFREESLGKLLARKPEEVLRRAVWGMLPHNRLGRKLIQKLKIYSGPSHPHAAQNPIPLEIRSE